Sequence from the Microbacterium sp. AZCO genome:
GTCACCGACTCGGCACGGCTCGCCGACGCCGTCGCGGCGCACAGCGCGGGACAGGCGGCCGGCACGGAGCACGCCGTGCGTGTCGCCGCCGCCCTGCGCGGCCCGCAGTCGGCGATCGTCCTCGTCGACGACATCGCGGAGGCGACCCGCTTCAGCAACGCCTACGCGCCCGAGCACCTCGAACTTCACCTCGCCGACCCCCGGCCGGAGGAGTTCGTGCACGCCGGCGCGGTGTTCGTCGGTCCGGACTCGCCCGTGAGCCTCGGCGACTACCTCGCCGGCAGCAACCACGTGCTGCCCACCGGCGGACAGGCGCGCTACTCGTCGGGTCTCTCGGCGGCCACGTTCCTGCGTCCACAGCAGGTCATCGAGTACGACCGCGCGGCCCTGGCCGCCGTCCGCGACGACATCGTGGCGCTCGCGAACGCCGAGCACCTTCCGGCGCACGGCGAGGCCGTCGAGGCCCGTTTCGCCCCCGAACCGGCCGACGAGTGACGCGCGTCGCGTAGTCTGTCGGTGCCATGCACTGCCCTTTCTGCCGTCATCCCGATTCGCGGGTCATCGACTCGCGCACGAGCGACGACGGGCTCAGCATCCGCCGCCGCCGTCAGTGTCCGGAGTGCGGCGGACGCTTCTCGACGATCGAGACCGCGAGCCTGAACGTCATCAAGCGGTCCGGCGTCATCGAGTCGTTCAGCCGCGAGAAGGTCATGTCCGGTGTGCGCAAGGCCTGCCAGGGCCGCCCCGTCACCGAGGCCGACCTCGCCGTGCTGGCGCAGACGGTCGAGGAGGCCGTGCGTCAGACCGGAGCCTCGCAGGTCGACACGAACGAGATCGGCCTCGCGATCCTCGGGCCGCTCCGCGCGCTCGATGAGGTCGCCTACCTCCGCTTCGCGAGCGTGTACCAGGCTTTCGACTCACTCGAGGACTTCGAGAGCGCGATCGAGCAGCTGCGCGCCGACCACGCG
This genomic interval carries:
- the nrdR gene encoding transcriptional regulator NrdR codes for the protein MHCPFCRHPDSRVIDSRTSDDGLSIRRRRQCPECGGRFSTIETASLNVIKRSGVIESFSREKVMSGVRKACQGRPVTEADLAVLAQTVEEAVRQTGASQVDTNEIGLAILGPLRALDEVAYLRFASVYQAFDSLEDFESAIEQLRADHAPARGSAES